In Lewinellaceae bacterium, a single window of DNA contains:
- a CDS encoding T9SS type A sorting domain-containing protein — protein MRRPWFTLLFTVFISAIALGQPDNDDCENAIFIPLGTVGNCPSTGSAEATISGDNLNATPSTPVFQLADDLGSGPALNTSSADVWYALEPSGNRLSVSLESGLGQPALVLLQGEDCAGPLPVAWARGAVGTGTVSLESPVEPGQRYFLVVGGASVSGQGAFALTARTFNDCGTCALRRGVLTADPLPLNGRYQAGQNVQFCYQASFWDPGASLEWLHGVEVQFGPGWDLSTLETVAPEACAAPSGNWEWYDSWQSCNTGETFGPGFAFDSDYGLLCPGAQRLDGDPGNNFGDGPCSTVDPGPLPLEFCWTIRVDDNFASPQEANLNLEISLLGDGYSGSWMPFSCDGTPATTFYATAIPENGLLPDITVIKAPCATGCDGVATIAGGAAGLWQYQLSNAGGNLLYSVLAQPGTDTISGLCPGAYLFEVSNISGSIRQAMLVEIEAGLSPEAQAGFLPGCRPGEPIQLVSGVNISSANTVYQWTGPGGFTSSQPAPVTDDPGEYFLEVEIDGCRAPVVSTQAETGVPEIRCDAYPDRIIFSWASEPQDTAYAIDVLSGQPGAWLSATSFAIDGLASGETAAIELTKRGTGPCSTAIGQASCQALTCPLPLVTPDTTICRGQSVRLWANIPPNTNAVWSPAAGLSCTNCIAPLASPTANTAYQVDITYPDGCTATREVVVNVSSLPESILPNASMPYCLGEPWEICLPEGNEYLWISPVGFITTGNCINFPVTTELLTGTHTVRVRLPGGCEFYDYLYLYGKHCGDDTPPQPGGIITARIGNGVRAWPNPAQGLLKVEMGFSGPKTLQLFRADGRRLMHRETEDAYLEISTGPFPAGAYWLDVSAGGGHERLKIIILK, from the coding sequence ATGAGACGACCTTGGTTCACGCTGTTGTTCACCGTGTTCATTTCAGCTATTGCTTTGGGGCAACCGGACAACGACGATTGCGAAAATGCAATTTTCATCCCTTTGGGGACAGTAGGGAACTGCCCTTCCACCGGAAGCGCGGAAGCCACCATTAGTGGCGACAACCTGAACGCCACGCCCAGCACCCCTGTTTTTCAGCTGGCCGATGATCTCGGCAGCGGCCCCGCCCTCAATACTTCTTCCGCCGATGTATGGTATGCCTTAGAGCCTTCCGGCAACCGCCTGTCGGTTAGCCTGGAAAGCGGCCTGGGGCAGCCGGCGCTCGTCCTGCTTCAGGGAGAAGACTGCGCCGGGCCCTTGCCGGTTGCCTGGGCGCGAGGCGCGGTTGGCACAGGAACGGTGAGCCTGGAGAGCCCGGTAGAGCCCGGCCAGCGCTACTTTCTGGTGGTGGGAGGCGCCTCCGTTTCCGGCCAGGGCGCTTTTGCGCTAACGGCCCGCACGTTCAACGATTGCGGCACCTGCGCCCTCCGGCGAGGAGTATTGACGGCGGACCCGCTGCCCCTCAACGGCCGGTACCAGGCCGGCCAGAACGTACAATTCTGCTATCAGGCTTCCTTCTGGGACCCCGGCGCCTCCCTGGAATGGCTGCACGGCGTAGAAGTGCAATTCGGCCCCGGCTGGGATTTGAGCACGCTGGAAACCGTCGCCCCGGAGGCCTGCGCGGCGCCCAGCGGCAACTGGGAATGGTATGATTCCTGGCAGAGTTGCAATACTGGGGAAACCTTTGGCCCCGGCTTCGCCTTCGACAGCGATTACGGCCTGCTCTGCCCCGGCGCCCAGCGGCTGGACGGCGACCCCGGCAACAATTTTGGCGACGGCCCCTGCAGTACAGTTGACCCCGGCCCCCTGCCGCTGGAGTTTTGCTGGACCATCCGGGTGGATGACAATTTCGCCAGCCCGCAGGAAGCCAACCTCAACCTGGAGATCAGCCTGCTCGGCGACGGCTATTCGGGCTCCTGGATGCCCTTCAGTTGCGACGGTACGCCCGCAACCACCTTCTACGCCACCGCCATTCCCGAAAACGGCCTGTTGCCGGATATAACCGTTATCAAAGCCCCCTGCGCCACCGGCTGCGACGGGGTGGCCACCATCGCCGGCGGAGCTGCGGGCCTGTGGCAATACCAGCTTTCCAACGCCGGCGGCAACCTCCTGTACAGTGTGCTGGCCCAACCCGGCACCGACACCATCAGCGGCCTGTGCCCCGGTGCCTATCTTTTCGAAGTATCCAATATCAGCGGCTCTATCCGGCAGGCCATGCTGGTCGAGATCGAAGCGGGGCTATCTCCGGAAGCACAGGCGGGTTTCCTTCCCGGCTGCCGGCCCGGCGAGCCGATACAGTTGGTGTCCGGCGTCAACATCAGCAGTGCGAACACCGTTTACCAATGGACGGGGCCGGGCGGTTTCACTTCCAGCCAGCCGGCTCCGGTCACGGATGATCCGGGCGAGTACTTCCTGGAAGTAGAAATCGATGGGTGCCGCGCTCCGGTGGTTTCCACTCAGGCGGAAACCGGGGTACCGGAAATCCGCTGCGACGCATATCCGGACCGCATCATTTTCAGCTGGGCCAGCGAGCCTCAGGATACTGCCTACGCCATAGACGTCCTCAGCGGGCAGCCTGGCGCCTGGCTTTCGGCTACTTCCTTTGCAATCGATGGACTCGCGTCCGGGGAAACCGCCGCCATCGAACTCACCAAGAGGGGAACCGGGCCGTGCAGCACAGCCATTGGCCAGGCATCCTGCCAGGCCCTTACCTGCCCGTTGCCCCTGGTGACTCCCGACACCACCATCTGCCGGGGGCAGTCTGTGCGCTTGTGGGCCAACATTCCGCCCAATACAAATGCCGTCTGGAGCCCGGCCGCCGGGCTGAGTTGCACCAACTGCATCGCGCCCCTGGCCAGCCCAACCGCCAATACCGCCTACCAGGTCGACATTACCTATCCGGACGGCTGCACCGCCACTCGGGAAGTGGTGGTCAACGTCAGCAGCCTTCCGGAAAGCATCCTGCCCAATGCCTCTATGCCCTACTGCCTGGGAGAGCCGTGGGAAATCTGCCTCCCGGAGGGCAACGAATACCTGTGGATCAGCCCGGTCGGCTTCATCACCACCGGCAACTGCATCAATTTCCCGGTGACCACCGAATTGCTTACCGGCACCCATACCGTGCGGGTGCGCCTGCCCGGCGGCTGCGAGTTCTACGACTACCTCTACCTGTACGGCAAGCATTGCGGAGATGACACGCCACCGCAACCCGGCGGCATTATAACCGCCAGAATTGGAAACGGCGTCCGGGCCTGGCCCAACCCGGCGCAGGGCCTGCTCAAAGTAGAAATGGGTTTCAGCGGCCCCAAAACGCTGCAGTTGTTCCGGGCCGACGGGCGCCGCCTGATGCATCGGGAGACGGAAGATGCCTATCTGGAGATCAGCACCGGGCCGTTCCCCGCCGGCGCCTACTGGCTGGACGTGAGCGCCGGCGGCGGGCACGAGCGGCTGAAGATTATCATTTTGAAATAA
- a CDS encoding IS630 family transposase → MLTLNISQADIVSANYERIHNPVLAIRKRMDALYWASQEYSRQEAAQLSGVHRNSVKNYIKLYNKGGLEALTSFQYKGFDSVLSGYRVTLEAYFREHPPRTAKEAAARVEELTGQALSVDEVRRFMHKIGMKPLKTGHVPGKANPEKQQQFLDQELLPLIEMAQAGQCHLFFMDAAHFILMPFVGILWCFARMFIKAASGRNRINVLGALNFVTRKMETVVNTTYVNADTVAELLKKLAQNYTALPLYVVLDNARYQHCHYIKELALSLNIHLVFLPPYSPNLNLIERVWRYIKKDVLGTRYYDCAEKFHNAIRQALNDINHNPETQSSLKTLITPNFQTFAQNLLQ, encoded by the coding sequence ATGCTTACTCTCAATATCAGCCAAGCCGATATTGTATCGGCAAATTACGAAAGAATTCACAATCCTGTGCTAGCCATCCGCAAGAGGATGGATGCCCTTTATTGGGCCAGCCAAGAATACAGCCGGCAGGAAGCCGCCCAGCTAAGCGGTGTACACCGCAACTCTGTAAAGAACTACATCAAACTCTACAACAAAGGAGGGCTGGAAGCCTTGACAAGCTTTCAATACAAGGGTTTCGATTCAGTTCTTTCAGGATACCGTGTCACGCTTGAAGCTTATTTTCGAGAACACCCTCCCCGCACAGCCAAGGAGGCGGCAGCCAGAGTGGAAGAGTTAACCGGCCAGGCATTAAGCGTGGACGAAGTGCGCCGCTTCATGCATAAGATTGGGATGAAGCCCCTCAAAACCGGCCATGTGCCCGGCAAGGCTAACCCTGAAAAGCAGCAGCAATTCCTGGATCAGGAGTTGTTGCCCTTAATAGAAATGGCGCAAGCTGGGCAATGCCACCTGTTCTTCATGGATGCGGCTCACTTTATATTGATGCCTTTCGTAGGGATATTATGGTGTTTCGCCCGGATGTTTATTAAAGCCGCTTCAGGCCGTAACCGGATCAATGTCCTTGGCGCCTTGAATTTCGTTACCCGCAAAATGGAAACTGTGGTGAACACAACCTATGTCAATGCCGATACAGTAGCCGAACTGTTGAAAAAGCTGGCGCAAAATTACACGGCATTGCCTTTATATGTGGTGTTGGACAATGCCCGCTACCAGCATTGCCATTATATCAAAGAACTGGCCCTGTCGCTCAATATCCACCTTGTTTTCTTGCCGCCATACTCGCCTAACCTCAACCTAATCGAAAGAGTGTGGCGTTACATTAAAAAGGATGTGTTGGGCACTCGATATTACGACTGTGCTGAAAAATTCCATAACGCCATCAGGCAAGCCCTCAATGATATCAATCATAACCCTGAAACCCAAAGCAGCCTCAAAACCTTGATTACGCCCAATTTTCAAACTTTTGCACAAAACCTATTGCAGTGA
- a CDS encoding alpha/beta fold hydrolase, with translation MQAGYKKALLHHKAYRLGPEADWVVFIHGAGGSLATWKYQVEAFRPFFNLLLIDLRDHGESKNIEPEYEDYNFDIVTGDVIRVIDHLGIERAHFLSLSLGSVILQKLDEERPELIGKMVMAGGVFRATPAIRVFVHSAKFLNYFLPYRVMYNLFSWIVLPRRNHRQARRLFRLQSQKLSAREYLKWVGLYKDFFRLLRRFFDRKLEKLSLVVMGEQDHVFNKAAHRFVARHQMAEMAIIEKCGHVVNIEQHERFNQMVLAFLRPAAPVSPCASDS, from the coding sequence ATGCAAGCAGGATACAAGAAAGCATTGTTGCACCACAAAGCCTACCGGCTGGGGCCGGAAGCCGACTGGGTGGTGTTCATCCACGGGGCGGGCGGCAGCCTCGCCACCTGGAAATACCAGGTGGAGGCATTCCGGCCGTTTTTCAACCTACTGCTGATCGACCTGCGCGACCACGGCGAATCCAAAAACATAGAACCCGAATACGAGGATTACAACTTCGATATCGTCACCGGCGATGTCATCCGGGTGATCGACCACCTGGGCATTGAACGGGCACATTTCCTGTCGCTGTCGCTGGGCAGCGTCATTTTGCAGAAGCTGGACGAAGAGCGCCCCGAGCTGATCGGAAAGATGGTGATGGCGGGGGGCGTTTTTCGGGCTACCCCCGCCATCCGGGTTTTCGTCCATTCCGCCAAGTTCCTCAACTACTTCCTGCCCTACCGGGTGATGTACAACCTGTTTTCCTGGATCGTGCTGCCTCGGCGCAACCACCGGCAGGCGCGGCGCTTGTTCCGGCTGCAGTCGCAGAAGCTCAGTGCGCGGGAATACCTCAAATGGGTGGGCCTGTACAAGGATTTCTTCCGCCTGCTCCGCCGCTTTTTCGACCGCAAGCTGGAAAAGCTGAGCCTGGTGGTGATGGGCGAGCAGGACCACGTGTTCAACAAGGCGGCGCACCGCTTCGTCGCCCGGCACCAGATGGCGGAGATGGCCATCATCGAAAAGTGCGGGCACGTCGTCAATATTGAACAGCACGAGCGGTTCAACCAGATGGT